The following proteins are encoded in a genomic region of Brachypodium distachyon strain Bd21 chromosome 1, Brachypodium_distachyon_v3.0, whole genome shotgun sequence:
- the LOC100839678 gene encoding 3-ketoacyl-CoA synthase 6, whose protein sequence is MSSSPQLMKRVKPVYQYVVNNFVVVLAVPLAVAGIVSAARVGPDELLERARALRPVHVFLAAFLPAAVAVLYLMMRPRSVYLVDYACFRTKPSCRVPFGTFLEHAKLVTYIEGASIDERSIRFMTRLLERSGLGEETCLPPAHHYIPPYRNMEASREEVELVIFSAIDDLLAKTGISPDAIDILVVNCSLFAPVPSFTDMIIRKYKMRSDVRNVHLSGMGCSAGLISVGLARNFLQVAPRGAHALVVSTETITPNYYVGKERAMLLPNCLFRMGGAAALLSTSRAKARFRLSRVVRTLTGAQDGAYRCVFQEEDAEGHRGINLSKDLMTIAGDALKANITAIGPLVLPASEQLLFALSFIARRVFSNTRVKPYLPDFRMAFEHFCIHAGGRAVIDELQSSLGLSDEHVEASRMALHRFGNTSSSSLWYELAYIEAKGRMRKGDRVWMIGFGSGFKCNSAAWECIQPARDAHGPWAESICRYPVYIPEVLKH, encoded by the coding sequence ATGAGCTCGTCACCTCAGCTTATGAAGCGGGTCAAGCCGGTGTACCAGTACGTGGTGAACAACTTCGTCGTCGTGCTCGCCGTGCCGCTGGCCGTCGCTGGTATCGTCAGCGCCGCGCGCGTCGGGCCCGATGAGCTGCTGGAACGTGCGCGCGCGCTCAGGCCGGTGCACGTCTTCCTGGCCGCATTCCTcccggccgccgtggccgtcCTCTACCTCATGATGCGGCCACGCTCCGTGTACCTCGTGGACTACGCCTGCTTCCGCACGAAGCCCAGCTGCCGCGTCCCCTTCGGCACGTTCCTGGAGCACGCCAAGCTGGTGACGTACATTGAAGGGGCCTCCATCGACGAGCGCAGCATCCGGTTCATGACGCGGCTGCTGGAGCGGTCGGGGCTCGGGGAGGAGACCTGCCTTCCCCCCGCGCACCACTACATCCCGCCGTACCGCAACATGGAGGCCTCCCGGGAAGAAGTCGAGCTGGTCATCTTCTCCGCCATCGACGACCTGCTCGCCAAGACGGGCATCAGCCCGGACGCCATCGACATCCTCGTCGTCAACTGCAGCCTCTTCGCGCCGGTCCCTTCCTTCACGGACATGATCATCCGCAAGTACAAGATGCGCAGCGAcgtccgcaacgtgcatcTCTCGGGGATGGGGTGCAGCGCCGGGCTCATCTCCGTGGGGCTCGCGCGCAACTTCCTCCAGGTCGCGCCCCGGGGCGCGCACGCGCTGGTCGTGTCCACGGAGACCATCACGCCCAATTACTACGTGGGCAAGGAGCGCGCCATGCTCCTTCCCAACTGCCTCTTCCGCATGGGCGGGGCCGCGGCGCTGCTGTCCACGTCCCGCGCCAAGGCTCGGTTCCGGCTCTCCCGCGTCGTGCGCACGCTCACTGGCGCGCAGGACGGCGCGTACCGGTGCGTGTTCCAGGAAGAGGACGCAGAAGGACACCGCGGGATCAACCTCAGCAAGGACCTCATGACCATCGCGGGCGACGCGCTCAAGGCCAACATCACCGCGATCGGGCCGCTGGTGCTTCCGGCGTCGGAGCAGCTGCTCTTCGCGCTCTCCTTCATCGCGCGGCGGGTGTTCAGCAACACGCGCGTCAAGCCGTACCTTCCCGACTTCCGCATGGCGTTCGAGCACTTCTGCATCcacgcgggcgggcgggccgTGATCGACGAGCTGCAGAGCAGCCTGGGGCTGTCGGACGAGCACGTGGAGGCGTCCCGGATGGCGCTGCACCGGTTCGGCAACACGTCCAGCAGCTCGCTCTGGTACGAGCTGGCCTACATCGAGGCCAAGGGCCGGATGCGGAAGGGCGACCGCGTGTGGATGATCGGGTTCGGCTCCGGGTTCAAGTGCAACAGCGCGGCGTGGGAGTGCATCCAGCCCGCGCGCGACGCCCACGGCCCGTGGGCCGAGAGCATCTGCCGCTATCCGGTGTACATCCCGGAGGTGCTCAAGCATTAA